One Vicia villosa cultivar HV-30 ecotype Madison, WI unplaced genomic scaffold, Vvil1.0 ctg.000418F_1_1, whole genome shotgun sequence DNA segment encodes these proteins:
- the LOC131627975 gene encoding protein GRIM REAPER-like, producing MANKILKLTIILSILISLSLFVSSHDDDKNHHDIVEDEDEEEQEFYIVDTPLQHHGSSRSRFLASIIKKGTHCNRETNNICNGVKANKGKDLLFCCKKHCRNVLSDKNNCNVCGHKCKQGERCCNGVCTNVLANVHHCGKCKKECSSGEPCGNGFCGYA from the coding sequence ATGGCCAACAAAATCCTAAAGCTCACAATAATTCTCTCTATACTCATCTCTCTATCCTTGTTTGTTTCATCACATGATGATGATAAAAATCACCATGACATagtagaagatgaagatgaagaggaacAAGAGTTCTACATTGTGGACACTCCCTTACAACATCATGGATCATCAAGAAGTAGATTCTTGGCAAGCATAATAAAGAAAGGAACACATTGTAATCGTGAGACTAATAATATATGCAATGGAGTTAAAGCAAACAAGGGAAAAGATTTGCTTTTTTGTTGCAAGAAACATTGTCGCAATGTTTTAAGTGACAAGAACAATTGTAATGTGTGTGGTCACAAGTGCAAGCAAGGTGAGAGATGTTGCAATGGAGTGTGCACCAATGTTTTGGCAAATGTCCATCATTGTGGAAAGTGTAAGAAGGAGTGTTCATCTGGTGAACCGTGTGGGAATGGGTTTTGTGGATATGCATAA